One genomic region from Cellulomonas hominis encodes:
- a CDS encoding SulP family inorganic anion transporter yields MPEADAAHSVLGALRSPRRLRTEVLAGLVVALALIPEAISFSILAGVDPRVGLFSSFVMAVSLAFLGGRPAMISAATGAIALVIAPVARDHGLDYLLATVILGGLIQVVLGLLGVARLMRFIPRSVMVGFVNALAILIFLAQVSHLVDVPWVVYPLVAVGIAVIVLLPRVTTVVPAPLVAIVVLTAATVLLSLQVPQVRDEGALPDSLPSLLWPDVPLNLETLRIIAPYALAMGLVGLLESLMTAKLVDDVTDTHSNKTREAWGQGVANVLSGMFGGMGGCAMIGQTMINVKASGARTRISTFLAGVFLLVLVVGLGDVVGIIPMAALVAVMVIVSVATFDWHSIRPATLRRMPLSETLVMVLTVAVVVATHNLAYGVVAGVIAAMVLFARRVAHLTTVTRLDHSDDDGERVYAVSGELFFASSNDLVYQFDYDGDPERVVIDLSGAHVWDASTVATLDAITTKYHAKGKQVQIVGLNADSARRHDRLAGHLGGGH; encoded by the coding sequence GTGCCCGAAGCCGACGCAGCTCACTCGGTTCTTGGTGCGCTGCGTTCACCGCGCCGCCTGCGGACCGAGGTGCTGGCCGGCCTGGTGGTCGCCCTGGCCCTGATCCCCGAGGCCATCTCGTTCTCGATCCTGGCCGGGGTCGATCCCCGAGTCGGGCTGTTCAGCTCGTTCGTCATGGCGGTGTCGTTGGCGTTCCTGGGCGGCCGACCGGCGATGATCTCGGCCGCGACGGGCGCGATCGCCCTGGTGATCGCGCCGGTGGCTCGCGACCATGGCTTGGACTACCTGCTGGCGACGGTGATCCTCGGCGGGCTGATCCAGGTCGTCCTCGGCTTGCTCGGTGTGGCGCGCCTGATGCGGTTCATCCCGCGGTCGGTGATGGTCGGGTTCGTCAACGCCCTGGCGATCCTGATCTTCCTCGCCCAGGTCTCGCACCTGGTCGACGTGCCGTGGGTGGTCTACCCGCTCGTGGCGGTAGGTATCGCCGTGATCGTGCTGCTGCCGAGGGTGACCACCGTTGTGCCGGCGCCGCTGGTCGCGATCGTGGTGCTGACCGCCGCGACCGTGCTGCTGTCGCTGCAGGTGCCGCAGGTGCGCGACGAGGGAGCACTGCCGGACAGTCTGCCGTCGCTGCTGTGGCCCGACGTGCCGCTGAACCTCGAGACCTTGCGGATCATCGCGCCGTACGCCCTGGCGATGGGGCTGGTGGGCCTGCTGGAGTCGCTGATGACGGCCAAGCTCGTCGACGACGTCACCGACACCCACTCGAACAAGACGCGCGAGGCGTGGGGCCAGGGCGTCGCGAACGTCCTGTCGGGCATGTTCGGCGGCATGGGGGGCTGCGCGATGATCGGCCAGACGATGATCAACGTGAAGGCCTCCGGTGCCCGCACCCGGATCTCGACGTTCCTGGCCGGCGTGTTCTTGCTGGTGCTCGTCGTCGGTCTGGGCGACGTGGTCGGGATCATCCCGATGGCCGCGCTGGTCGCGGTGATGGTGATCGTGTCGGTCGCGACGTTCGACTGGCACTCCATCCGCCCGGCTACCCTGCGGCGGATGCCCCTGAGCGAGACCCTGGTGATGGTGCTGACCGTGGCGGTCGTCGTCGCGACCCACAACCTCGCCTACGGCGTCGTCGCCGGCGTGATCGCCGCGATGGTGCTGTTCGCCCGGCGGGTCGCGCACCTGACCACCGTGACCCGGCTCGATCACTCGGACGACGACGGCGAGCGGGTGTACGCGGTGTCCGGGGAGCTGTTCTTCGCCTCCTCGAACGACCTCGTCTACCAGTTCGACTACGACGGCGACCCCGAGCGCGTCGTGATCGACCTGTCCGGCGCGCACGTCTGGGACGCCTCGACGGTCGCGACACTGGACGCGATCACCACGAAGTACCACGCCAAGGGCAAGCAGGTGCAGATCGTCGGCCTGAACGCCGACAGCGCCCGTCGCCACGACCGGCTCGCCGGCCACCTCGGCGGCGGTCACTGA
- a CDS encoding MerR family transcriptional regulator, whose amino-acid sequence MLGRRWRRESVVDTRHMQIGEVAERTGLSLRTIRYYGEVGLAEPSARSQGGFRLYTELDVERLKLIMRMKPLDFSLEEMGDLLAILDRLPEAGGDEREELLERLLTYRTAADDRARKLRKTLEVAEDFRRFMYEQSGRAAAERA is encoded by the coding sequence ATGCTCGGGCGTCGCTGGCGAAGGGAGAGCGTGGTGGACACGCGGCACATGCAGATCGGCGAGGTGGCCGAGCGCACGGGCCTGTCGCTGCGCACGATCCGGTACTACGGGGAGGTCGGCCTGGCCGAGCCGTCCGCGCGTAGCCAGGGCGGGTTCCGCCTGTACACCGAGCTCGACGTCGAGCGTCTGAAGCTCATCATGCGGATGAAGCCGCTGGACTTCTCGCTGGAGGAGATGGGCGATCTGCTCGCGATCCTTGACCGCCTCCCGGAGGCCGGCGGCGACGAGCGCGAGGAGCTGCTCGAGCGGCTGTTGACCTACCGCACCGCGGCGGACGATCGCGCCCGCAAGCTGCGCAAGACCCTCGAGGTCGCCGAGGACTTCCGACGGTTCATGTACGAGCAGTCGGGTCGGGCCGCCGCCGAGCGCGCCTGA
- a CDS encoding serine O-acetyltransferase — protein MTAPSTSHTTSTIPDRGCTPPTPGPGSLRDFLAAIRQDHKINSEGLWTPGFYAAATQRWGAWIASDGFPAALRPAMSAAQRLAGILMRNVAGIEIPNSVQLGRGVRIAHQHGIVIHPGAQIGDGTVIRQNVTLGAGSGDPATFHAQAPRVGHDVSLGAGCVLVGRVIVGDGATIGPNAVVMTHVPPGATVLAPPPRVIPRRAQPEDAA, from the coding sequence GTGACCGCACCGAGTACGAGCCACACCACCTCGACGATCCCCGATCGCGGATGCACCCCGCCGACACCCGGACCGGGCAGCCTGCGCGACTTCCTCGCGGCGATCCGCCAGGACCACAAGATCAACTCCGAGGGTCTGTGGACCCCCGGGTTCTACGCCGCGGCCACGCAGCGCTGGGGTGCATGGATCGCCTCCGACGGCTTCCCCGCGGCGCTGCGACCGGCGATGTCAGCCGCTCAGCGGCTCGCCGGCATCCTCATGCGCAACGTCGCCGGCATCGAGATCCCGAACAGCGTGCAGCTCGGCCGCGGCGTGCGGATCGCCCACCAGCACGGCATCGTCATCCACCCCGGAGCGCAGATCGGCGACGGGACGGTGATCCGGCAGAACGTCACCCTGGGCGCCGGCAGCGGCGATCCCGCCACCTTCCACGCCCAGGCTCCGCGGGTGGGGCACGACGTCTCGCTCGGCGCTGGCTGTGTGCTCGTGGGACGCGTGATCGTCGGCGACGGCGCGACCATCGGACCCAACGCCGTGGTGATGACGCACGTGCCGCCCGGCGCGACCGTCCTGGCCCCGCCCCCACGGGTCATCCCCCGCCGCGCGCAGCCGGAGGACGCCGCGTGA
- a CDS encoding HAD-IIIC family phosphatase: MKRYLDQALAHHRAGDTSAALDALARVARSEPDFTVWATADRLLTRLRSDGAPPAWARRTMRLALLSSHTSGQLAAALRVAALAHGVALETYETGYRAYEQAVLDPGSELYAFAPDVVLLVIDHRDLRLPEAPDDPLGAVDAEVARWAGLWDLVRERTGATIVQTTFVPAPDDALGGLGAVLPAGRSRLVRAVNAALADHLPRGTHLVDAEMVAAEVGLSAWFDDRFWYTSKHAIGLGAVGPLAVRAMDVVAAAAGLSRKVVVVDLDNTLWGGVIGEDGLAGITLGGGPAGEAFVAFQRYVSALCSRGLVLAVSSKNNPDEARAPFTEHPEMVLRLEDFVSFQASWGDKPSALRAIADDLDLGLDSLVFVDDNPLERERVHHDLPQVAVVDLPTDPSGYIRALARFPGLQTTALSAEDGRRTEQYRARAQIRDVATQASTPEEFLAGLDMTATLEDLDATNLPRIVQLIGKTNQLNLTGRRHTATAVETLAATPGAVIWGMRVRDRFDDHGLVAALIAVPDADALVIDTFVMSCRVLGRTAENALLAVLVDHAREHGFARVVGHLVPSGRNAPAEPILPTTGFSRIDTPGAVDEHGHGPTQTWELTTDREPHRPEYITVALPSDRQTSST, encoded by the coding sequence GTGAAGCGCTACCTCGACCAGGCCCTCGCCCACCACCGCGCCGGGGACACCAGCGCCGCGCTCGATGCCCTGGCGCGGGTCGCCCGGTCCGAGCCGGACTTCACCGTCTGGGCCACCGCCGACCGGCTGCTCACCCGGTTGCGCAGCGACGGCGCGCCGCCCGCGTGGGCCCGGCGGACGATGCGGCTGGCCCTGCTGTCCAGCCACACCAGCGGCCAGCTCGCCGCAGCGCTGCGCGTCGCTGCACTCGCGCACGGCGTGGCGCTCGAGACCTACGAGACGGGGTACCGCGCCTACGAGCAAGCCGTGCTCGACCCGGGCTCGGAGCTGTACGCCTTCGCACCCGACGTTGTCCTGCTCGTGATCGACCACCGCGACCTGCGCCTCCCCGAGGCCCCCGATGACCCCCTCGGCGCCGTCGACGCCGAGGTCGCCCGCTGGGCCGGCCTGTGGGACCTCGTGCGCGAGCGCACGGGCGCCACGATCGTCCAGACGACCTTCGTGCCGGCGCCGGACGACGCCCTCGGCGGACTCGGCGCCGTCCTGCCCGCCGGTCGCAGCCGCCTGGTCCGCGCGGTCAACGCTGCCCTCGCCGACCACCTCCCGCGCGGCACCCACCTCGTCGACGCCGAGATGGTCGCCGCCGAGGTCGGACTCAGCGCGTGGTTCGACGACCGGTTCTGGTACACCTCCAAGCACGCCATCGGCCTCGGCGCCGTCGGGCCGCTCGCCGTCCGCGCCATGGACGTCGTCGCGGCCGCAGCCGGCCTGTCACGCAAGGTCGTCGTGGTCGACCTGGACAACACCCTGTGGGGCGGTGTCATCGGCGAGGACGGACTCGCCGGCATCACCCTGGGCGGCGGCCCCGCCGGCGAGGCGTTCGTCGCGTTCCAGCGCTACGTCTCCGCGCTGTGCAGCCGCGGCCTGGTCTTGGCCGTGTCGTCCAAGAACAACCCCGACGAGGCCCGGGCTCCGTTCACCGAGCACCCCGAGATGGTCCTGCGGCTGGAGGACTTCGTGTCGTTCCAGGCGTCCTGGGGCGACAAGCCATCGGCCCTGCGCGCCATCGCCGACGACCTCGACCTCGGCCTGGACTCCCTGGTGTTCGTCGACGACAACCCCCTCGAGCGCGAGCGAGTGCACCACGATCTGCCCCAAGTCGCCGTCGTGGACCTGCCCACCGACCCCTCCGGGTACATCCGCGCGCTGGCCCGGTTCCCCGGCCTGCAGACCACCGCGCTCAGCGCCGAGGACGGCCGCCGCACCGAGCAGTACCGCGCCCGCGCCCAGATCCGGGACGTCGCCACCCAGGCCAGCACACCTGAGGAGTTCCTCGCCGGCCTGGACATGACCGCCACCCTGGAGGACCTCGACGCGACCAACCTGCCGCGCATCGTCCAGCTCATCGGCAAGACGAACCAGCTCAACCTCACCGGCCGTCGGCACACCGCCACCGCCGTCGAGACCCTCGCCGCCACCCCCGGCGCGGTCATCTGGGGCATGCGGGTGCGCGACCGGTTCGACGACCACGGCCTGGTCGCCGCGCTCATCGCCGTCCCCGACGCCGACGCCCTGGTCATCGACACGTTCGTCATGTCCTGCCGGGTCCTGGGCCGCACCGCCGAGAACGCCCTGCTCGCCGTCCTCGTCGACCACGCCCGCGAACACGGGTTCGCCCGCGTCGTCGGCCACCTCGTGCCGTCCGGACGCAACGCACCCGCCGAGCCGATCCTGCCCACCACCGGGTTCAGCCGCATCGACACCCCGGGCGCAGTCGACGAGCACGGGCACGGCCCCACCCAGACCTGGGAGCTCACCACCGACCGCGAACCCCACCGCCCCGAGTACATCACCGTCGCTCTCCCGAGCGACCGCCAGACCTCCAGCACCTGA
- a CDS encoding acyl carrier protein: MPSTQDQVHDVIRDVLLQPDLQLTDTTTAGDVEGWDSLAHISILFSLESAFGIRFADTEMGSIQNVGELVRLIEAKTSA, encoded by the coding sequence GTGCCCAGCACCCAGGACCAGGTCCACGACGTCATCCGCGACGTCCTGCTCCAGCCGGACCTCCAGCTCACCGACACCACCACCGCAGGGGACGTCGAAGGCTGGGACTCACTGGCCCACATCAGCATCCTGTTCTCCCTCGAGTCCGCGTTCGGGATCCGATTCGCGGACACCGAGATGGGCTCGATCCAGAACGTCGGCGAGCTCGTGCGGCTGATCGAAGCCAAGACCAGCGCGTGA